A genome region from Gammaproteobacteria bacterium includes the following:
- the hypF gene encoding carbamoyltransferase HypF, translating into MLVARREGREVRVRGLVQGVGFRPAVWRLARECGLTGEVANDTQGVLIRVWGDAMGLDKFIRRLQSEAPPLARIDTIESVVIADGAPAAHFRIVASQAGEVHTGVVPDAATCPHCAAEVFDPASRHYRYPFTNCTHCGPRLSIVRAIPYDRANTSMARFVMCAECQREYDDPADRRFHAQPNACPACGPRVRLKHADSNVTVPLADSINAAGALILAGAIVAIKGIGGFHLACDACNSDAVARLRERKRRYHKPFALMVRDVDVIRRYCAVTHDDSVALTSSAAPIVVLPANGPEHLAAAVAPGQRSLGFMLPYTPLHHLLLARIARPVVLTSGNLSNEPQSIDNEAAREKLGAIADYLLTHDREIVNRLDDSVVRIMDGEMRILRRARGYAPAPIQLPLGFEQAPEILALGGELKNTFCLVKDGQAVLSQHMGDLEDAATSADYRKNIELYRALYEHDSPVLVVDRHPEYFSTKLGREWAEREDVTLIEVQHHHAHVASCMAEHQIALNTAPVLGVALDGLGYGDTGELWGGEFLLSDYAGFERLATFAPVAMLGGTRAIHEPWRNTYAHLVASIGWADYLRDYPDLELTHFLQTRPLAILDSMLVNNINSPAASSCGRLFDAVAAAIGVSREQAGHEGQAAIEMEALVDQHALEKASDAYPFNITCSFPPRRERLEPTPDLIRGWEGTTGEPLPAPQAPLSTLDCAPMWRALLHDLAHGTLRSIMAARFHLGLARAIVEMVRALRNEARFDTVALTGGVFQNKTLLEQVAGPLRAAGFKVLSHRKVPANDGGLSLGQAAIACARVLKADKSARRTGRLVSSESRIEEQASV; encoded by the coding sequence CTGCTAGTTGCGCGCCGGGAAGGCAGGGAGGTGCGGGTGCGCGGCCTCGTACAGGGCGTCGGTTTCCGGCCTGCCGTGTGGCGTCTGGCGCGCGAATGCGGGCTCACCGGCGAGGTTGCCAACGATACGCAAGGCGTGCTGATCCGGGTATGGGGCGATGCAATGGGGCTGGACAAATTTATCCGGCGTCTACAAAGCGAAGCGCCGCCGCTGGCGCGCATCGATACGATTGAAAGCGTAGTCATCGCGGATGGCGCGCCAGCCGCCCACTTTCGTATCGTCGCAAGCCAGGCGGGAGAAGTGCACACCGGCGTGGTGCCGGATGCGGCTACCTGTCCGCACTGCGCGGCTGAGGTCTTCGATCCGGCGAGCCGCCACTATCGTTATCCCTTCACCAACTGCACGCACTGCGGCCCGCGGCTCTCCATCGTGCGCGCGATTCCCTATGATCGCGCCAACACCAGCATGGCCCGATTCGTCATGTGCGCCGAGTGTCAGCGTGAATACGACGATCCCGCCGACCGGCGCTTTCACGCGCAGCCCAACGCCTGCCCCGCATGCGGGCCGCGCGTGCGGCTGAAGCACGCGGACAGCAACGTGACGGTTCCGCTCGCGGATTCGATCAATGCCGCTGGCGCACTGATCCTCGCGGGCGCGATCGTGGCCATCAAGGGCATCGGCGGCTTTCACCTCGCGTGTGACGCCTGCAATTCGGACGCCGTCGCGCGGTTGCGCGAACGCAAGCGCCGTTATCACAAACCGTTCGCGCTGATGGTGCGCGATGTCGATGTGATACGTCGTTATTGCGCCGTCACACACGACGATTCGGTCGCGCTAACAAGCTCGGCCGCGCCGATTGTTGTTCTCCCCGCCAACGGACCCGAGCACTTGGCCGCGGCGGTCGCGCCGGGTCAGCGCAGCCTGGGCTTTATGTTGCCGTATACGCCGCTGCATCATCTTTTGCTGGCGCGCATCGCGCGGCCCGTGGTGCTCACCAGCGGAAATTTATCCAACGAGCCGCAGAGCATCGACAACGAGGCGGCGCGCGAAAAACTGGGGGCTATCGCGGATTATCTGCTGACACACGATCGCGAAATCGTCAATCGGCTGGACGATTCGGTGGTGAGAATCATGGATGGCGAAATGCGAATCCTGCGGCGCGCGCGCGGTTACGCGCCCGCGCCGATACAACTTCCGCTCGGCTTCGAGCAGGCGCCGGAGATACTGGCCCTGGGCGGTGAACTGAAAAATACTTTTTGTCTGGTCAAGGACGGTCAGGCGGTGCTCTCGCAGCACATGGGCGACCTGGAAGACGCGGCCACGTCCGCGGACTACCGTAAAAACATCGAGTTGTATCGCGCGCTTTACGAACATGATTCTCCTGTCTTGGTGGTCGATCGGCACCCGGAATATTTCTCCACCAAGCTCGGCCGCGAATGGGCAGAACGGGAGGACGTGACGCTGATAGAGGTTCAACACCACCACGCGCATGTAGCGAGCTGCATGGCAGAACACCAGATTGCGCTGAACACCGCACCCGTGCTCGGTGTGGCGCTGGACGGCCTGGGTTACGGTGACACCGGTGAACTGTGGGGCGGCGAGTTTCTGTTGAGCGATTACGCCGGCTTCGAGCGGCTGGCGACCTTCGCGCCGGTGGCGATGCTTGGCGGCACGCGGGCGATCCATGAGCCGTGGCGCAATACCTACGCGCATCTCGTCGCAAGCATCGGCTGGGCAGATTACCTGCGCGATTATCCTGATCTGGAACTGACCCATTTCCTGCAAACCAGACCGCTCGCCATCCTCGACTCAATGTTGGTCAACAACATCAACAGTCCCGCGGCAAGTTCCTGCGGACGCCTGTTCGACGCAGTTGCCGCCGCGATCGGCGTCTCTCGCGAGCAAGCCGGCCATGAAGGGCAGGCCGCGATCGAGATGGAGGCGCTAGTGGATCAACACGCGCTAGAGAAGGCGAGTGACGCATATCCGTTCAATATTACCTGTTCCTTCCCCCCCCGCAGGGAAAGACTAGAGCCTACCCCGGACTTGATCCGGGGATGGGAGGGGACGACCGGTGAGCCTTTGCCTGCCCCGCAGGCTCCGCTCTCTACGCTGGACTGCGCGCCGATGTGGCGCGCCCTGCTGCATGATCTGGCGCATGGCACGCTGCGTTCGATCATGGCCGCGCGTTTTCATCTGGGGCTTGCGCGCGCGATCGTCGAAATGGTCCGCGCGCTGCGTAACGAAGCCCGATTCGATACGGTGGCGTTGACCGGCGGCGTATTTCAGAACAAGACCTTGCTGGAACAGGTCGCCGGGCCTCTGCGGGCGGCGGGGTTCAAAGTGCTCAGTCATCGAAAAGTGCCCGCAAACGACGGCGGACTGTCGCTGGGGCAGGCGGCCATCGCTTGCGCGC
- a CDS encoding hydrogenase maturation protease, translated as MKRWLIAGLGNVFKGDDAFGVEVVKRLADRAWPTQVDVVDFGINGIDLIYALLDQYDAAVLIDTYQHAGAPGTLYVIEPELPVAGEGLDPLDLMLNPHELDPTKVLRMVAAMDGRCHRIVLVGCEPGDFGGEWEGRMGLTDPVVAAVDAAVSVVDSLIDEWLAGHPGTSTQKSIVPGLTMAAPQRAGDAT; from the coding sequence ATGAAGCGTTGGTTGATCGCGGGGCTCGGCAACGTGTTCAAGGGCGACGACGCTTTTGGCGTCGAGGTCGTAAAGCGGCTGGCCGACCGTGCGTGGCCGACGCAGGTAGACGTGGTGGATTTTGGCATCAACGGTATCGATCTCATCTATGCGCTGCTGGATCAATACGACGCCGCGGTGCTGATCGACACCTATCAGCACGCGGGCGCGCCCGGCACCCTCTACGTCATCGAACCCGAGTTGCCTGTAGCCGGCGAAGGCTTGGATCCGCTAGACCTGATGCTCAACCCCCACGAACTTGATCCCACCAAGGTTCTGCGCATGGTCGCAGCGATGGACGGGCGCTGCCACAGGATCGTGCTGGTGGGCTGCGAGCCCGGCGACTTCGGCGGCGAATGGGAAGGCAGGATGGGACTTACCGATCCGGTCGTGGCCGCCGTTGATGCGGCTGTGAGTGTGGTCGACTCGCTAATAGATGAGTGGCTTGCGGGGCATCCGGGAACTTCTACACAAAAATCGATCGTCCCAGGATTAACAATGGCAGCCCCGCAAAGGGCAGGAGATGCAACATGA